The nucleotide window AGTCCTCATTGCAGAAGTCAAAGCAGCTCTTCAACTTgagtttgacatgaaagacCTTGGCAAATTATATTGCTTTCTTGGTCTGGAGGTTAAATATTTGAAAATGGTGGAATATTTGTGTCCCAGCATAAGTATGCAACTAATTTAGTGCACAAGGCTGGTCTTAATAGCTGTCACACTtatgatgacctggattttcgttatttaattttagtatttaataatggaccagttgtacgaattatttttattatgctttattcgtatgtcgtatgtgaagtggaattgtTTTGGACAATTtattattcgaaaagtatggatttagaaggggggggggtttcaaggttgaatTTTGATACGTTaatattctctaaaaacttccttcatgaaagtcgtagaaggcgtcgatacgagttcgcgGACATGCGAAACGCGAAAATCatagttcgtatgagaaagttatgatcgaTTGAAGTTTggaaaaattctataaataggggtttccgtttttggaaacttactattttcattttagaaatttccatttttagaaatatTCAAACTCACGGTTCTCTCTCTTCAGCACGCGTGACTCGACCCGACTCAGACCCAGCTTTTCCGGCGATCTCTACCGGTGAAGCAAGCCCAGACCGACTCGCCTCcaccgtgcgctcctccctgtgacGTCCTCTATCGACGATTCTCAACTTGTGTGGCACTGGAAGGCGGTAACTTTTTGGTGCAGTCATACCCGATCGGAAATCCTAGCTCCGGTGACTGCACGGCTTCAAGTTTTCTGAGTTGAGTTCGTAGAAGCCTCCTCAAGTgatccatggtgtttgttttgattgatTCACGTTGGAATCATATCAACTCACAGTGAACAGTTCACGGTGGCTTGTGGTGGCGATAGGTGGCGATATAGGCCgagttggcttgaaccccaggtattaaagttgatctatttggtattcttgacattttggacagttggattaatctagttttgagttttgtctGGTGATGGTTGTACCACCCACTGTGGCGGCCTTTTGATAGCCTTCCATCCATGTAATGgatagtttctggttttatatatcatctactcatcgatacgagcgtttcgatatataatacgtaatttttggacatcgtatgaatatgttgtgatttttacggtttcagaccgtttgatgattcgatccatgaggatttgagcattcgatcgacttgtggttttgacatatcgatcgtagaagtattcaaAAGACTttaggtggtctcggatgtggttttgactTGATTGCTGTCACTTttagggattttagttcaaaacgggggttcggacttaaatcgtttgtgattcgttactaagttgagactgtatgtgattaggtgcttgacaaagtattcttggacgTTTTCTGGATGTGCTGCTTTGTCCTGTATTGAAGACACAGCGGgaattcgaggtgagtaatctcacaatgtttatttacgaacggagttatctttatcgttttgagagttatttatttaactgcaaactattgttggtattagtaggcattcctgagtgaatgactacgtatatatatatatatatatatttacgtgaaatatatatgtatttgtggattttgttgattgatgaaaacaatatgcatgattatgctcatttattattttgggttatggctttttggaaaacaaatgattgtggaaatgttgatttctattgttttgaaaagcattgagatttgtgtaacattttgagtcctatgcAACTTTTTAAAATGTTTTACTCCGAGGGACCGAGAGGCCTGAGGATTTAATGTCACAAGTTGACTTTTAGCAGTATATCGAGTAATcgcgtctttggccggacgagtggttacaattcaattagagctctagtttgtctgccagtgtaattcatggggtaacggagcgaggttatatctaactcatgaatGTGTGTTTTAAGGAAATAAGGTGTGAGTTGGTTTCCTTATATATGATttataggaaacaaggtgtgagttgctttccttatttcatgatttgaaagaaatcaaggtgtgagttgctttattTAGTTGGTGTTTAaggaatcaaggagtgagttgtttttcttatttacGATTTAAAGAATCAAGATGTgagtttctttctttatttcgtatggatagaaaccaaggagtgagttgctttcttttgttACATTTTGAAAGGAATCAAGGTGTGATTTGCTTTCCTTTATTATGTGTTCATAAAGagatcaaggtgtgagttgttagtggttgttttgagttactcatacaagctttcataagcttactgaGTTTGTtttgtggaaacccggtgccctattcaatggtgtaggagctaatcctgcaagtcaggataatcgtggctgaagctgaggtaacGTCTTTGCAGCTTTACTGCAGGAAGctatttttgtgactttaccgttgtgtAGTAAGTtatgaggagcatttacgtttcattttgtgttgacaatttaattcgtaacttatgtaatatatgacttaGTGGAGCGggtctgtattgacatagtgagtccagggcatcagtatgtaacttttttaaagagaaaaagtttccaagtactttgtattgatgactgaaccattacgcatgtataattatgagattatatatcgatttttttgtgtgttaaaaatcaggggcatgacaACACTCATCTTACACCTCGTCATTCTGGTGTAAAGCTTCTCAAGGACAATGGGAAACCACTTGATCATCACGATGCTACTAATTTCAGAAGCATAGTTAGTTGTTTACAATATCTAACTTTTACAAGATCTGACATTGCCTATAGTGTTAATTCTGTTTGTCAATTTATGCACTGTCCAACTAAAGATCACTTAGTTGCTGCAAAACAGATATTCAGATATGTAACAGGCAGCATTGATCATGGTCTTTATTTCAGGAAGGGTACTAGTGCAGACAAGTTGGTTAAAATGCAAGCATACTGTTATGCAGACTGGGCTGGAGATCCAAATGATAGAAAGTCTACAACCGGATTTGTCATACTACTTGATTCTGCTCCTATCTCTTGGTGTAGCGAAAAACAAACTGTAGTATCCAGATATTCAACTGAAGCTGAATACTGTAGCATGGCTGATACCACTTCAGAAATTTAGTGGCTGCTACGTTTTATCAAGGACCGACATATTGAGCTTGAAGAAGTTCCTACTCTACACTGTGACAACATTTCAGCTCTTGCCTTGGCTACAAATCCAGTATATCATATCATTCAAAACTAAAGCATATTGAGGTTGATGTTCATTTTACTAGAGTTCATCAGGTCAAAGCTGGAACtatctgtttggctccaaaaccagttggcatgcaaactgtctcttttgagcgtgtgcgcaggcgtgctagcaccgtggggtgcagtcgtcgggggagtcccttgacctgacttcttcttcaagcgtttgtggacgaggagagcaccaacctcgccacaaggttcttttctagccttccgagaaaagacttcttgccttacagataaggactttggatgtgatctcttcgcgtcaccgaatcgatactcaatgttgtaggctgagtagagcaatcactgggaagtttggagaaagcacgggttttgctaaagtgtgaccttagcttcgctgggttgcgaaggagttacccttgcttcgctggtagtatcggtggcaatagtactggcagtcggctcgtgaggagactaggactggaagcacggtcgccagattgatctggtgatgctgacagtcggctcttagagagactaggactggcgcgcggtcaccgggtttcaacgaggttgaaggtttactccggggaggctttgtaatcattgggattgattgattcaagAGAGAGCCCTTTtttttgtccttgaaacctagtatttatgactagggtttcgactgttccttgccatagaaggattattgattgaagtttcctattcaatctctgccaCTTGACTCCAacaaggtttcgttttccttatggattacggaatgggcgaagctgtaacccaaacccaagcaggcttatttttgggccgcaggtattgGTCCGCTATGCTAaacccactaaaggatcttgctaaaaatacttttgggctcaaacattgccccacAGGCCCCGAAAGCAGGCCCGCTAAGATGTAACTgcttgaaggggactaaaacgacaCGCCGATTGATTAAAGCGATATCATTAATTAGGATGCGTCCTTTCGCTTGCGAAAACGcctttctgtcgtatcgtttccctcacaaaatttcttatttaaactcccagccacttcagacctgtcacatcagaaactcttttaagttcctaaaacccagaaaccctcttACTGCCAAAACCTTCTTCaccgaaacccagaaatggctcctccAAAGAAGATAGTCATCGACCAAGAAGAGGAACTGAATGAACAGGCCGCCCGCGCCTGGGGAACCAACATCGGTGCCCGTATTCATCTCCACACCAATATTCAAAGACCCCTACTCCTCCGGCTCCCAAATCATCATGTCGGACTGGGCCCCGCGCCGCGAGATTCTATTCCGGCAGACGCAATCGCCTTCTATGGCCTGCCTGTTCGTCGACCCATCCtggtcctccgaaggactcctggagatTTCACAAGTTGGGGTGCCCAGAATCATCGAGCAAAGATAGGGCACTGGCCATCCTATATCAGTGCGGTGGAGCTTTCGTGGTATCGCGAAACGCGCACACGAGATCTAGCTCGCTGGAACACAGCAGGTATTACTCATACTATTGATCTCTGTTTTCGTCTTCCGCGCGGTGGCAATCATTCACCGCTCGctgcctttctttgtttctggaataccgccacAAACACCTTTGCCTTTCGATTCAGTCAAATGAGTATCACCCTGCTGGATATTCTCGCCATCACTGGCCtacccatcgatggcgagcctTATTTACACGGTCAATTTGACTCTGTCACCTTCACCTCGACCATGGCCCAACATGGTCGCAGCGCTCACAGTGGCTCCTATCCATGGTGGTTGTCATATTACAGCCAGGAGCACAATGCGACCGGCGGAATCGCTTTCTTGGAGTATTGGCTTTGTAAATTCATCTTCTGCACTTCCTCCTGCAAGCCCACTAGTACTTGGACCCTTTTggcaacggccctctacaacggccgcagtGTCGAGCTTGGGCAACCTGTATTGGGTGCCCTCTACTGGACTCTCTATCAGGCCACTATGCATCCTTTCGAGACTAGCATTTCTGGCCCTTTTTGGATTCttgacttctggatccaaacctgTTTCCCCTATTTTCGTCGCGACGACATCTCGCTGCTTCCACCGGCTgaccaactcttgggtcaatggCTCAGCCGCGAAGAAAAGTACTCATCTCCTCCTTACTCCGAGTGCTTTACATACCTGTATCTTTTGCATGAAATGCCCTACTGCGACTTAGTATTGGGCAGGAGATTCCCAGCTCCGCTTGAAAATGGATTCCTCCCTGGAGCTCCTCGCTACAGCGATCGCACTCGCTTGGCTTTTCATCGCGCGATCTCTTGTTCAGACATCAGAATCGCTGCCGAGGAACTTAGTTACGAGCTTTACGCCCCTAACCATTTCGCTCGCCAATTCGGCCTCGCCCAATTAGTGCCATTCCCGCTGTAtgatgcttggaactacaacacctcctGGCGTAGACTTGGGCCCCCTTTTGGGCCTGAGCCGGCACAAAGCATGCTCTCATTGGTTGATCTTCCTGATTGGGCTAAATACATCGACGCTATGGATGGGACTGAGGAAGAATATGAGGAATGGTGGGCAGAAGCTTTTGTTAATTGATGGAACCAGCGCGATGATGAGCTCTTTCCGACCATTTCTGGGGAATTGAGATGTCCCTATGCTGCTGATATTGAGCTACTTGATCGCTTCCCTAAAGACGCTGCACAACCTCCGCCTCCTCTTGAACCGGCTCCGCAACCGGCGCCAGCCCCGGGCTGGCATCGTAATCCGCGAGTCTCCTCAAGATGTAAGTACCTTAGTCCATAATTTATTCCCTCTTTCATTTTTCCTTTCAACTCAAATTTTTACTGCACCAGGGAAATGTGCCGCCTTCTGACAGCCGCGCAGTTGGTGCTTCCCCAGCCATTGGACAGTCCGGGAAGCAAAAGACAGTGATAACGGAACCTGAAGTAGAAGGTTTTTCTTCCGATAAGGACGACCCGCAAACGGTAAGAACTTTGTTAATTAAACCATCAGCGTTTTCTTATCAAGTCGAGTCTAATCCTTTCTTTGAATCCAGCAAATCGCTGCTATCTTAGCCCGCAAGAGTAGTCGCTCTGACCCTCGAACTGATCCTTGGGCggaagatgaaccaatcgctgatAGACTGGtaagaaattaaaagtgcacattgaaatttttctttttgtgccgTGCAATCACGTAACAATCCTCGCTTGTAGGTTCGTCGTAGATCCTCAAGACAAACTGGGGAAGGCTCCTCAGCCATCGGTGAAGGCACATCTGCTTCACAGGTTCAAGCACCTACTGGTTCCAATAATCCTCTACCTTCTGTCAACGCCACAAGCAATGCACAACTGGCCCTGATCCCGGTACAAGTCATAGATGATAGTTCACCTGAAGCGGAAGAAAGGCCGCCTCTTTCAGACGCAACCCGTGAAGAGCCAAACATTACACCTGTCCTCGCAGAGATAGCGCCTGATCCAATCCCTGATGAGCTGGCCCAAGAACCCTTACCAATAGACATTCTCCGCGAGCCTCCGGCTATAGAGGTACGTTTCTCTTTAAACAGCATGATGTCCTGATTTTACTGATCGTTAGGGCATTCTCATGATTCCTTCTTAAACCCAGGCTCCTAGTCCTGTCGAGGAAGTAGCTATCGTTGTGGAAGAACCTGGTGCTACTCCTACTGACCCCGTTGCTGAAGATGTGATCGACCAAGAGCCTGCCCCTGCTGCccctgaagaagaaggagaggtgAACGTCGAGCCAGTGCCGGAAGCGGTCCCTGTTGTGGAGCCTCTTGAGGCTCTAGCTGCTGCTGCCCCCCATGCAATGCCTGTGCTTCCCTCTAGATTGGATAGACTGGCTCACGTACTTGAGGTGACTCCTCTCAGGGTTATAGATGAAGCTAGGGATGGACTTCACCGCCTTTTGAGTCCCGAAATCCTGCTGCCTGGCACATCCGTGCGAGCTCTGGAATATTTGAGGGTCCTTCGTCGCGAGCACGCCATCACTGAGGACGAGTTCGCTGAGATAGACGAACTGTTATAGAATCTCCCTAACGGCTTAATGAAAGAGCAGCCGCGACCGCACAAGCCAGACAGGCCCAGGTCCATTATCAGGGCCTTGCTCAACAAATGGATTCTTCTCGTCATTTCTTAGGAGACAGGGCTACCCTTGTTAGAGACTTGCGGATCACGCAAAATCACCTCCGGTCCCAAATTCAAGATCTTTAGGCCCAGCTGACCGCCTTGACAGCCCATCTCGAGCATGAGGAACCTTTGATGGAGCAACCCCTGGCGGCCTCTGAGATCCTATCTCAAAACCTGACTCAAGCTCGCGAGGTGGTCCGAGAAACAGAGGGAGCCGCTGCCGATGCCAGTTTCTGCTTGGACGAACATTTACTTTGCTTGACCCACGCGGGCCGAAAACTCTAGGCCTCTACTATTAGGcccattttgtatgaacaatattattatttataatgCAAATATCTAGTCCACAttgcttggcccaaatataTGTTCCAATTTTCGAACAGTTCAGCGTTTAATTTGCCTTTATTACTATTGAAACTGTTTGAATAGATAATCTCGAAATGCGGCGGTTACCTCCTTGAAGACTGccccgcttcccacgcgttttcaatttCCTTCATTTCTGAGATCCTAGCATTCAATTCTATTGatactcttattgatggcgtcAAAAAGATTTCAACTGCTCATCGCACGGTTGAGGCCACTGTGACTGGCCCTATAAATACCTATACTTTGGAGAAGTGATAAACACAAGCAAATATGGCTTTCCCAGAGATAGTTTCTCGATCcttacttctctttcttcagtttctgaAATCTTCTCCTCATGATCTCACCCTCAGCCTCAAAATCCCTAGgtcttatggcttaatctcacgACCTGAGTAggtcttatggcctaatctcaggtccagcggCATGTCTTTGGTCTCTGGAAATCCGGATGAGATTCACCGGTTTCAGTTAGACTGAAGAACATGtcgcgctcctaacgcggcagaaccaGATTCTGAGGGATTCCTTTCCTCAGTCTGCTCGCGTGGAGCAGGAGGGAGAAGGgtggaaggccactttgaggctgACTGTTCTTCTTCCGCGGCCTACCTCCGGGGTCTGACTACGaggcttctgtttttcccctggaggtagatgtggttgtgagccGCGCTCTCTCTGAAGACCATCTCCATCTCGGAGGATAATCAACTGGAAGAgttgcgatggattatttccttccctcttcctccggtacaAATGAGAGCAACTGCTACTCAGATCAAAGGAggatgtgggtgaagagaggGAGAGTACCAGCGGTACTGCCCATATCTTCCTTGCCGCAACCGGATCCAGAAACCCATAGCAGATCTGCAATCCTTATGATTTTTCAAGCCACCTTTGGCCTTATAATTGTAAATGTAACTGTTTCAatttgtactgcttttggccgcaaagccactctaTGAatgaatgtgtttttttttttttttagcacaaataaaaatattttttattaaataagGCCTCATGAACAGGCCATCATGTATAATCTTAACACGCATTGTCAAGAAGAGAATTACAACAAAAGTTGGAAAGTAATCAAAAATAAGGCCACAACTGAGGCCTGAATGtgtagagtgttgcccccctagtgttcgtAGGCGAAGCAGACACATGAGACTAAGGCCACAACAGAAGGCCTAAATATAGAGATCATGCGAGCCGACGAATACTATGGTTGCCCCCCAGTCTGGGACGAAGGTTCTCCCGGTGCATCttcgaactcccaaacactagggtaatatttcttcaggaatcGCCCGTTGATAGGGTTGCGATGAAGGTCTCCATCCAAATCCTTGAGGTGAAAAGTACCGCGTTCCAAAATGCGGTGAACAACAAAAGGTCCTTCCCATCGCGgagtccatttaccgcgaccggtCAATTTCTCGCCAAAGGGCAAAACAGCTTTCCAAACAAGGTCTCCCTCTTTGTAACTGCGACCACGTGTCCGCTTATCgtaggcgcgggcgatacgctgCTTTTCCATTACTAAATTATCCAAAGCCACTAAGCGCTGCTCGCTCAAGtcttcgtgttcttgccacatcgcctggacataatcttcacctaTCAAGTGATGCTGATCTTGCACGCGTAAGGAGTGAACGTTGATTTCTAAGGGTAAAACGGCATCATGGCCGAACATCAGTGCATAAGGAGTCGTAGCAGTGGGATTCCGCTTGGAGGTGCGATAAGCCCATAGTGTCTCATATAACGTATCATGCCACTGTCGAGGGTTTTCAATCAACATCTTCTTTAGcagggtaataataatcttgttactggcctctgcttgatcgttggactgagcataatatggagtgctGTGGACGAACTGGATGCCCAAGTCATTGACAAGTTGCTCGACCTCACCTCCCATGAATGCTGCCCCATTGTCCGAAACGAGCACCTCTGGGATACCGAACCTGCAGATGATGTTCTGAAAAATAAATTGACGAATGGTGGGACCAGAAGCCACCTTCAAAGGCTCAACTTTGACCTACTTGGTGAAGAAATCGgtagcgacgatgatgaacttgtgttggagagaagagtgaggatgaatcatcccaatcaagtctaGTGCCCAGCCTcgtgcaggccaaggtttaataataggttgcatgggaatattgggaaTGTGCTGGACTGGTCTGTGTGCCTGACAGTCTTGGCATCCTTTGGCGAAagcgatacaatccttcaaaatactGGGCCAATAGTATCCATGTCTTCTGATGAGCCAACGCATCTTAGGTCCCACTTAATGGGCTCCACATATTCCAGTGTGCGCTTCGCGCATCAATCGTTTTGCTTCACAGCCATAAACACATTGGAAGTCTATGTCGTCTTCCCCACGCCGTCGCAGCTCGTCACCCCTAAGGAAGTAGCTTAAAGTAAGGAAACGAGTCTTCCTGTCTGCTGTCTGGTCTGGCTATTTGAGGTAATCGATCAACGAAATGCGCCAATCGACGTCAATAGGCTCTAGGACAGTGACGACCGGATCATCAGGCGGGTCAGGCCACGCGAGCCATGAAGGCAACGTGCGGCACTCGACTTTCGAACCCTGTACTTCAATGTAATGCCTGTAGCCAGTTGAGCAAGTTCGTTGGCTGCGAAGTTACGCTCGGGAGGGATGTACTCCAAACCCACGTCGTCAAACTGATCCAGCAGCTCGATGGCGCGATTCAAATATGGGACGAGCAAACAGCTTGCACATCTGTATTGCTCttgaagctgatttatcacAAGTAAGGAGTCGCCGCGGACCTGAACATCTCTTATCCCCAGTTCCAGTAAGActtctaggccaataataagggcctcgTACTCAGCTTGGTTGTTTGTACACTTAAACTCCAgttggaaagagtaagagaaacgatcgcccGCTGGGTTCTCCAGAACAATTCCTGCCCCTGCTAATGTCTCAGTCCGTGAACCATCAAAAAACAACACCCAGGGCTGCAAGGAGACTGACTTGATAcatatttacgcaagcgtacgtatcattgtcaagatagggaaatattatgcccaaagtttatcgtaccacgaggattagtggctaacccacaatccttgggtggtggtcggaactaaagtcactaagcaacaaaagcaaaaggaaaagaaaataaaataaataaaaatgctactctaaggcaccaagccttagcaatgctcggctttggttttcaccaaagcctagtcaaaactaagagcctaatGATGgttatgcacaaatgagtcgaaaattgtaggaagttttgaattgtgtttgtaattttctaataactaaattgcaagaatttaaatgaaagttttagctaacaactaaattaaataaagaaaagaaaagtaagaaatggaaattaggtcactagggtatccacATAGCCAAATTCAATGCACAAATATACTCCGACAATGGTTAAACAATTTATAATGGCATCAaaaaccgtacccaaggcttttcaaggctcatgagtcattagattccttaaatggtattcctactccggatcaagggccgtagaaactcaattgggacaatttagagccttgttagggcctctagttgcaccaaaaggcgaagagtcctagaatcaaggttcccaagctagccaatacggcaatcgaaattggtattgtaactaatcatgttctaaacaagtgtcctagctaTAAATTAGAgtagtgattaggtcccctaatttgttctagacatgctcatcgacacaatcaagagttaatcaagctcctaagcatgcatctaagccaaatattatagaatagaacatatgccaaacacgaaattgaaaaccattaaatcaaaacatatttattacataaaatccatgctagggctcaaaccctagtttcctaaataaactactcactacccattaactaatcaacaacaatattcatcaaattaaagagagaaaggtgaagagaagtgagaagtaacaagaacaagtcacaaattgctatggagcaattatgacaaaccttgatttatggcttctCACTTTTACCCAAACTCAAATCTTGATGCTCCTTGACAAATTGATGAAGCTTTGTTGGTGTGGgtgtgagaaaagaaaaagaaaatggaagaggaagagattggGAGAGAACAGCCCAAAGGGCTGTTCCTTTAGGTTGTGCGGCGCTGTAGCTCTCTAGGGTGATCTCTCCGAATTGTGGTGTTgggttctatatatatatatatgtggctgAACGTGCTTCTGAGGGCAAGAAGAGAAAAAGCTTGGAGGTTAATTAGATGGCAGGCACGTGTGCTGCTTGGTTTGGCAAGAAAGAATTATGAATGCCACGTGTCAAGATAGAATTGATCAATGGGTGATTAACCCATACTCTTTGCATGCTGCACGTGCATGTGagcttaattaaccaattaagattgattgtataattaagtaattaaattaattacttaattatgaTTTCCACAATTTTGTCCATTTGCTAAAATCTCCGAATTGCTCCATTCTCGGG belongs to Rosa chinensis cultivar Old Blush chromosome 4, RchiOBHm-V2, whole genome shotgun sequence and includes:
- the LOC112198671 gene encoding uncharacterized protein LOC112198671, translated to MLIENPRQWHDTLYETLWAYRTSKRNPTATTPYALMFGHDAVLPLEINVHSLRVQDQHHLIGEDYVQAMWQEHEDLSEQRLVALDNLVMEKQRIARAYDKRTRGRSYKEGDLVWKAVLPFGEKLTGRGKWTPRWEGPFVVHRILERGTFHLKDLDGDLHRNPINGRFLKKYYPSVWEFEDAPGEPSSQTGGQP